The DNA region ACACAAGGTGAATGGTTTAATAGTGTTGAGCCACTTCATAAAGGAAGAGATATCTTATTCGAGCTTATGTCTACGCTGGATATGAAATACGATCTTTCTAAAGACTTGTATGAGTTGTACAGCTTTTATGCTCAATGTATAGCAACAGTTATCATTAAGCATGATGGAGATTTGCTTGATGAAGTCCTGGATTTCGCAAAAGGGATGCTCGATACATGGAAGCAGGTGTTACAAATTGTGAAAAGCGGTAATACCTTATGAGCCTTACAGCTGAAGAAATACTGTTGTCGATTGAGGAAATCTATTCTCAAATACTTCGAGATGATCAGTTTGATTCCTACCTTGAGCATGAGGAGGAGTTGGAACAACTATATTCTGATCTTCAGAAAATTAAGTTGGACTCAAAAATCAAACCGTTCCTTGAAAAAATTCATCAACTAAATCAGCAATTGGTTGAACGAATGAACAACGAGAAGGCTCTTTTGATGCGGGAAAAGGACATTTTTGAAAGAAAGAAGATTGCTTCTGTCCAGT from Paenibacillus ihbetae includes:
- the fliS gene encoding flagellar export chaperone FliS, which produces MQTSIQDKYLKVQVETASPGELTLLLYQELVRTLYKARQLGTQGEWFNSVEPLHKGRDILFELMSTLDMKYDLSKDLYELYSFYAQCIATVIIKHDGDLLDEVLDFAKGMLDTWKQVLQIVKSGNTL